Proteins found in one Lutimonas zeaxanthinifaciens genomic segment:
- a CDS encoding cytochrome-c peroxidase, whose amino-acid sequence MRELFYIKGYAVLFLLLTLMGSCEKKEKVLFLENNQAVESTQIELCDICPPGFVLNEDNRCIAKNLYQQYESLQDKGVGGLKTSLPQVRDGFSPQQIDLGRYLFFDPVLSANGQISCATCHDPKKGFADGRSLSKGINDSITERSSPSLWNVAYLKKYFWDARAGSLEEQMQGPLYSPKEMGNNPQQLLQTMNAILVYRKLFSEAFPERPEKDSIQLQEIYTAIAAFESSLISLNSKYDRYAHGFSGALNENEIKGLNIFRSFVARCAECHTPPLFTNQQIAVIGSPEPEGHAFDIGAEKTFNDPTRRGGFKVPSLRNIEKTAPYMHSGKFSTLRETVEFYTKGRGHAVPEGEKLYLHWHIWEPDLTDEELDRLVDFLKTLTDESFLPKIPVIVPSEIENKILENS is encoded by the coding sequence ATGAGAGAGTTATTTTACATAAAAGGATATGCTGTTTTGTTTCTTTTGTTGACGCTGATGGGTTCATGCGAAAAAAAAGAAAAGGTTCTTTTCTTAGAAAATAATCAAGCAGTTGAAAGCACTCAAATAGAGCTCTGTGATATCTGTCCTCCCGGATTTGTTTTAAATGAAGATAACAGATGTATTGCCAAAAATTTGTATCAGCAATACGAATCGCTACAGGATAAGGGTGTTGGCGGGCTTAAAACTTCATTACCACAAGTCAGAGATGGTTTTAGCCCACAGCAGATCGATCTGGGGAGGTATTTGTTTTTTGACCCTGTCCTTTCCGCAAATGGTCAGATTTCATGTGCCACATGTCACGACCCTAAGAAAGGGTTTGCGGACGGCAGAAGTCTATCGAAAGGAATAAACGATTCCATTACAGAAAGATCCTCACCCAGTTTATGGAATGTGGCTTATTTGAAAAAGTATTTCTGGGATGCCCGAGCAGGTTCTTTGGAGGAACAAATGCAAGGCCCCTTATATTCTCCTAAGGAAATGGGTAATAATCCTCAGCAACTTCTTCAAACCATGAATGCTATTCTTGTTTACAGAAAATTATTCTCAGAGGCATTCCCTGAAAGACCTGAAAAAGACAGTATTCAATTACAGGAGATTTATACTGCCATAGCTGCTTTTGAAAGTTCTCTGATCTCGCTAAATTCAAAATACGACAGATATGCCCACGGGTTTTCCGGCGCACTTAATGAGAATGAAATTAAAGGGTTGAACATATTCCGATCGTTTGTGGCTCGTTGCGCGGAGTGCCATACACCACCTTTGTTTACCAATCAGCAGATCGCGGTGATAGGATCACCGGAGCCTGAAGGTCATGCGTTTGACATAGGAGCGGAAAAAACATTTAATGATCCAACAAGAAGAGGTGGATTTAAAGTGCCGAGTTTAAGGAATATTGAAAAAACGGCACCTTATATGCATTCAGGAAAGTTTTCAACGCTTCGGGAAACGGTTGAATTTTATACCAAAGGAAGGGGGCATGCGGTCCCTGAAGGTGAAAAATTGTATCTTCATTGGCATATATGGGAACCTGACCTCACAGATGAGGAATTGGATAGACTTGTGGATTTTTTAAAGACTTTGACCGATGAATCTTTTTTGCCTAAAATACCTGTCATCGTTCCTTCAGAAATTGAAAATAAAATACTCGAAAATTCATAA
- a CDS encoding SGNH/GDSL hydrolase family protein — MLRIKYIWFVIGAVILSSCEQGKYDREIEPPVDVVSGDADFSKMVSLGASFVSGVSDGTVFINSQENSFPNIMAKQMELAGGGEFVQPLVDDNIGGLLLNGDVYTGPRLYFNGAAPVPVEGTPSTEITNVISGPFNNMGVPGAKSFHLVAPGYGNVAGVELGLANPYFARMASGPNVTVLEDAASQFPSFFVISEIAGNDVLGYATSGGTGVDQTGNFDPSTYGPNDITDPNVFAQVLNTVVETMTAGGAKGVIGNIPAVTSLPYFTTVPHDPLDPNTIPEYAEQIPLLNAAYAQLNQAFVAIGYPDRQVFFSEDEPSPVVIHDESLQNISPLLKGALLFGGVTEPTATILSAQYAQSRQANENDLLVLTSSGAISSINEEYFTFLTGLGVPPELAGQLSVNGLTFPLEDKWVLLPSEQEAVMNATDAYNQAITAVATQKGLGFVDAKGLLEQLSNGGVSSNGFILTGDYVTGGAFSLDGIHLNARGYAFLANEFLKAIDETYGSNFEDAGALVDIGKYPAFYGPILP; from the coding sequence ATGTTAAGAATAAAATATATATGGTTTGTAATAGGGGCAGTGATCTTGTCCTCTTGTGAACAAGGAAAATATGACAGAGAAATTGAGCCCCCGGTAGATGTGGTTTCAGGAGATGCGGATTTTAGTAAAATGGTTAGTCTCGGAGCTTCTTTTGTTTCCGGTGTATCTGATGGAACCGTGTTTATTAACTCACAGGAAAACTCTTTTCCAAATATTATGGCGAAACAAATGGAACTCGCCGGTGGTGGAGAGTTTGTTCAGCCTTTAGTAGATGACAACATAGGAGGTCTTTTATTGAACGGAGATGTATATACTGGTCCAAGACTCTATTTTAATGGTGCTGCACCCGTACCTGTTGAAGGTACACCTTCAACTGAGATTACGAATGTAATTTCCGGACCTTTTAATAATATGGGAGTTCCCGGAGCCAAAAGCTTTCATCTGGTGGCTCCTGGATATGGAAATGTGGCTGGTGTTGAACTGGGACTGGCTAACCCTTATTTTGCAAGAATGGCTTCAGGCCCGAATGTTACCGTCCTGGAAGATGCAGCATCTCAGTTTCCCTCGTTTTTTGTGATTTCGGAAATAGCCGGAAACGATGTATTGGGCTATGCAACCTCCGGAGGAACCGGGGTGGATCAGACAGGTAACTTTGACCCGAGTACCTATGGCCCTAATGACATTACAGACCCTAACGTTTTTGCCCAGGTTCTCAATACGGTGGTGGAAACCATGACAGCCGGTGGAGCTAAAGGTGTAATTGGAAACATACCGGCAGTAACGAGCCTTCCTTATTTTACCACGGTACCTCATGACCCTTTGGATCCCAATACGATACCTGAATATGCAGAGCAAATTCCTTTGTTGAACGCTGCCTATGCTCAGCTGAACCAGGCTTTTGTAGCTATAGGATATCCGGATCGGCAGGTGTTCTTTTCTGAAGATGAACCAAGTCCGGTTGTGATCCATGATGAGTCCTTACAGAACATTTCTCCTTTGTTAAAAGGGGCATTATTATTCGGAGGTGTAACAGAACCTACTGCAACGATTTTGTCAGCGCAGTACGCCCAGTCGAGACAGGCCAATGAAAATGACTTGCTCGTTTTAACATCCAGCGGGGCAATATCAAGTATAAATGAGGAGTATTTTACATTTTTGACAGGCCTTGGTGTACCTCCTGAGCTGGCAGGTCAGTTATCGGTGAACGGTCTTACTTTTCCACTTGAGGATAAATGGGTGCTTCTGCCATCAGAGCAAGAGGCTGTAATGAATGCAACCGATGCTTACAATCAGGCCATAACTGCAGTTGCAACTCAAAAAGGCTTAGGCTTTGTGGATGCAAAGGGCCTTTTAGAGCAGTTATCAAATGGAGGAGTTTCCAGTAACGGATTTATCCTTACGGGTGATTACGTTACAGGCGGTGCCTTTTCATTGGATGGAATACATTTGAATGCCCGTGGTTATGCTTTCCTTGCCAATGAATTTTTAAAAGCTATTGATGAGACCTATGGATCTAATTTTGAAGATGCCGGAGCTTTGGTTGACATAGGAAAGTATCCTGCTTTTTATGGCCCGATACTTCCATAA
- a CDS encoding TonB-dependent receptor — MNKFLTMLALLCGTVVFGQTSISGSVSDSNTGDPLPGVNVRVVGKAIGNSSDFDGNFTLTTNEELPFSIEFTFVGYQTQTIEISGDTEDLQIALVENATSLDEVVVSASRTPESVRESPVTIERIGIRDLKSASSPSFYEGLENLKGVDMNRGSLTFNSINTRGFATFSNERFVQLVDGMDSSSPALNFPLGNLVGVNELDLQSVEIIPGAASALYGANAFNGILFMNTRNPFENTGVSTYAKTGLTVQKAAGDNVFYDLGVRYAHAFNEKFALKASISYIRGTDWYANDDNMYSNANTNVGEPDEILAYRSGPAHDGLNIYGDEVSLEANGLNFREFAQLAEASGQLPAGLSGLIPEVNVARTGYYEEAFTDYKAESFKYDAAFHYRPNGDDLEIIFNTRGGYGSTFYQGTNRYALKNFLLQQHKLEIRNNDFFVRGYMVTEDAGDSYDMRFTGINIAKYKATEWFGAYLGGYLEAVLGGATEDQAHNLARVVADSDETTTPKPGSELFNQLFDEITSDGDLETGSKFIDQTKMYIGEGNYNFARLLDDKWDLQVGGSYRQYSLNSEGTIFTDYDGPINYGEYGMYVQGIKKLMDDRLKLQASIRYDKNEFFDGNFSPRASITYAAGEARDHNIRASFQTGFRNPTTQDLFIGLDAGRAILVGSSPDNLDRDLPNTPLTGRKVYSDSYTASSVSAFAATGDPTVLNPVVTGLVKPEKIQSFDVGYRGIFGKIYVDVSGYYSNYKDFISNTNVVTPISGTTGDLSGVADIVNGNFDVFQTYTNSKADISSYGGTIGLNAKVLKKLDVGVNYTLAKFDFDQSSDPDFSAGFNTPEHKWKFSVGSPKIVGNLGFNFNLRWSDEYLWQATIANAVIPERTVVDAQINYYVPKINSMFKMGGANLGGTEYQSAVGAPFIGTQFFVSWVFNQ; from the coding sequence CGGGACAGTGGTGTTCGGACAAACCTCTATTTCGGGATCGGTTTCTGATTCGAACACAGGAGATCCATTACCGGGAGTTAATGTTAGGGTGGTGGGAAAAGCGATTGGAAACTCTTCTGATTTTGATGGGAATTTTACACTGACTACAAATGAAGAATTACCTTTTAGTATCGAGTTTACCTTTGTTGGGTACCAGACCCAGACTATTGAGATATCTGGCGATACAGAGGATTTACAAATAGCACTTGTCGAAAATGCTACTTCACTGGATGAAGTGGTTGTATCTGCTTCGAGGACCCCTGAAAGTGTCAGGGAGTCACCGGTAACCATTGAAAGAATAGGTATAAGAGACCTTAAAAGTGCCAGTTCACCAAGTTTTTATGAAGGCCTTGAAAATTTGAAGGGTGTTGATATGAATCGAGGAAGTTTAACTTTTAATTCGATCAATACCAGAGGTTTTGCAACATTTTCCAATGAGAGATTCGTGCAGTTGGTTGATGGTATGGATTCTTCGTCACCTGCCTTGAATTTTCCACTTGGTAATCTGGTCGGAGTAAATGAACTGGACCTTCAAAGTGTTGAAATCATTCCGGGTGCGGCATCAGCACTTTATGGTGCCAATGCTTTTAATGGAATTCTTTTTATGAACACAAGAAATCCATTTGAGAACACAGGAGTGAGTACCTATGCAAAAACCGGTTTAACCGTTCAAAAGGCAGCAGGGGATAATGTATTTTATGATCTCGGAGTCCGTTACGCGCATGCTTTCAATGAAAAATTTGCCCTCAAGGCGTCAATATCTTATATACGAGGAACTGATTGGTATGCCAATGATGACAATATGTACTCTAATGCAAACACAAACGTAGGAGAACCTGACGAAATTTTAGCTTATAGGTCAGGCCCTGCACATGATGGGTTAAATATTTACGGAGATGAGGTGTCACTAGAGGCAAATGGATTGAATTTTAGAGAATTTGCCCAACTTGCGGAGGCATCCGGGCAGTTACCTGCTGGATTGAGTGGTTTGATCCCTGAGGTTAATGTTGCCAGGACTGGATATTATGAAGAAGCATTTACGGATTATAAAGCGGAAAGTTTTAAGTATGATGCTGCATTCCATTACAGGCCCAACGGAGATGACCTGGAAATTATATTCAATACGAGGGGTGGATATGGTTCAACCTTTTATCAGGGGACAAACAGATACGCCCTGAAAAATTTCCTTTTACAACAGCATAAACTTGAAATTCGTAATAATGACTTTTTTGTAAGAGGATATATGGTAACTGAAGATGCCGGGGATTCATACGATATGCGTTTTACCGGAATTAATATAGCTAAATACAAGGCAACAGAATGGTTTGGAGCCTATTTGGGAGGATACCTGGAAGCTGTTCTTGGAGGGGCAACCGAGGATCAGGCACACAATCTGGCTAGGGTTGTTGCTGATTCTGATGAAACTACAACGCCGAAACCAGGATCTGAATTGTTTAATCAATTGTTTGATGAGATCACTTCAGACGGGGATTTAGAAACCGGTTCTAAATTCATCGATCAGACCAAAATGTATATCGGTGAGGGAAATTATAATTTTGCCAGACTACTTGATGATAAGTGGGACCTTCAGGTTGGAGGATCTTACAGACAGTACTCACTGAATTCCGAGGGAACTATCTTTACCGATTATGACGGCCCGATAAATTATGGTGAATACGGAATGTATGTGCAGGGTATAAAAAAACTAATGGATGACCGATTGAAATTACAGGCATCAATTCGTTATGATAAGAACGAATTCTTTGATGGAAATTTCTCCCCAAGAGCTTCGATCACGTACGCTGCCGGAGAAGCAAGAGATCATAATATAAGAGCTTCCTTTCAGACCGGTTTTAGAAATCCGACCACACAGGATCTGTTTATTGGATTGGATGCCGGTAGAGCTATTTTGGTAGGATCTTCACCAGACAACCTTGATAGGGACCTGCCAAATACACCTTTAACCGGTAGAAAAGTTTACAGTGATTCTTATACAGCTTCCTCTGTGAGTGCGTTTGCGGCAACAGGTGATCCAACAGTATTAAACCCTGTTGTGACTGGTTTGGTAAAACCAGAAAAAATTCAATCGTTTGATGTAGGTTACCGAGGTATTTTTGGTAAAATATACGTTGATGTTTCTGGATACTACAGTAATTACAAGGATTTTATCAGTAACACAAATGTCGTAACACCAATTTCGGGAACAACTGGAGATTTGTCTGGAGTTGCTGATATTGTAAATGGGAACTTTGATGTATTTCAAACATACACCAACTCCAAAGCCGATATTTCTTCTTATGGAGGTACCATAGGCCTGAATGCAAAGGTCTTGAAAAAGCTGGATGTAGGAGTCAATTATACACTGGCGAAGTTTGATTTCGACCAGTCGTCTGACCCGGATTTTTCTGCAGGTTTCAATACACCGGAGCACAAATGGAAATTCTCCGTAGGTAGCCCAAAAATAGTAGGAAATTTAGGATTTAATTTCAATTTGAGATGGAGTGACGAATACTTATGGCAGGCAACAATTGCCAATGCAGTAATTCCGGAAAGAACCGTTGTTGATGCGCAGATTAACTACTATGTTCCAAAGATCAACTCGATGTTCAAGATGGGTGGTGCCAACTTAGGAGGAACGGAATATCAGAGTGCGGTAGGAGCACCGTTTATCGGAACACAGTTTTTCGTTTCATGGGTATTCAATCAGTAA